GAAGGCGGTATCGCGTCCCACGCTCTCGGCGACCACCGAGTCGAAGGGCTGCTGGCTGACCAGGCCCACGTCACTGCGGCCCGCCGCAGCAGGCAGGCCTCCCACCGTCACTTCGCCTGAGAGCTCACCTGGCGCGTGGTCTTCGAGCACCCCGGCGAAGGCACGCAGCAGCGTGGACTTCCCGGCACCACTTGCCCCTGCCAGCAGGACCCGCTCCCCCGCCGCGACCTTCAGGTCGATGCCATCGAGAAGAGGACGGCCAGCACCTAGGGGCCGCCAGGCCAGCGAGACCGCTCGCAGCTCACCTGGTTCAGCCACGCTGAGCCAGATGCTCCCGGCCAGCCGGGAAGGCATTCAGCGCCCCGGTGGCGGCCATCGCCCTCACCAGCAGCCAGCCCCCGGCACCAGCCACCACGATGCAGGAGATCACGGCACATCCGAGGGCTACAAGCCTCATTCCCATGGTGTATTCCCCCTGGTAGACCCACCATTCCCAACCACACAGCTCCAGGACGGCTGAGAGAGCACCAGCCAGCATTGCGGTCCAGAGGCGGAAACTCCGCCAGAGGAACACCGCGAGGATGATCTCGGCCCCGAGGGCCTGCAGCAGTCCCGAGACCATCACATTGAGTCCCCACTGATTCCCCAGGAGCGCCTCGACGGTGGCGGCCACGAGTTCGCACAACAGTGCCGCCCCAGGGCGGCGGACCACGAATCCACCCACGACAGCCGGCAGCACCCACAGGCCGAGGGTCAGGCTGGCCAAGGGTGGGAAAGCCGCGTTCAACACCGTGGAAACCGCCGGGTACAGCAGCAGGTCCCACCCCCAGAACGCGACCCCTAGCGCAACGCCGAGGATCGCGAGGGTCACCAGGTCGACGGACCGCCACGCGAACGGTCCTCCGGCAGCGAACTGTGGTTTCGCCTTGCCGGCGGTTTCAGTCATGTCAGCTCCTGTGGTCTACCGGTTTTACCCGGACTCCTCAGGGAGACCGCGACGCAGGCACACCTGATTCACCCCGCGATCAGAGATTCCCGACTCCCTACGCCGGTGCTAACCGGTTCAGGTTCGAGGGTCTGCGGTCTCCCGCACTCTCAGCGCTACTGCGCTCCCCTGTCGTGTGCTGCGAACATTACTCATCGCCATCCGCAACGCCAACATGACCGCACCGGATCGAGCGGCGGCCACCAGCACCTCCCGGTCCGGTGATCCCGCCTACTACGATGGTCCGGTGATGAGACGGCTGATGACGTGGGTGCTGCTCCTGGCAGCGGTCATCACTGGCGTTGTCGCCTCCCCTGCCCGGGCGGAGGGCAGCGTCGATGTGAACATCAGTTCCGTCTCCCCGCAGCTGCTGGACCTGTCCCACCCGGACCAGACCATCACCATCAGCGGCACGGTGCGCAACAACACTGACCATTCCCTCAGCAAGGCCAGCGTCCATTTCTGGCGCTCCACCGCCCCCATCACGGAACACGACGACCTCCAGCAGACGCTCACCTCCGAGCCCACGCAGCCACTCGGCAGAAGGCTCGTGGGGGCCAACAACTACCAGGACCTGGGAGAGCTCGCGCCCGGAGCCTCGATGAGGTTCACGGTGAGCGCGACCGTGCAGGACCTGAACCTGCCCAAGGCTGACAGCGCCTATCTGCTGGGGGTCCATCTGCGGGCCGACGCCCCTGACGGGAACCATCTCACGGCGGGACGGGGCCGCGTGCTGGCCATCGCATCCAAGAAACCACTGCCGGTGTCGAATGTCGTCAAGCTCGCTGCCCAGCCGACCCTACTGGACGGCAGCGACTTCCAGAACGACTCCCTGGAGTCCCAGCTGGTCGGTGAGCTCTCCGAGCTCCTGGCCGCAGCCGAGAAGCCAGGCGCGTACACCCTCCTGGACCCGTCGCTGCTGGTGGAGGTCCGGGCCCTGGCCGAGGAACACACCGTGGCCGGAACCCGCACCCCGCCCAGCCAGAACGCACAGGATTTCTTGAATCGGCTCAACACCCTGATCAGTGCGGGACGGGTGATGCGGCTGCCCTTCGGGAATCCCGACCTGGCGCGGCTCCACGCGACCGGGGACCTCAGCAGTTTCGAGACCGCACTCAGCTGGTCGGAGACCGCCCTGAAAACCGCTGAGCTCGGGGCCATAGCCGATGCTCCGCTTGTCGCGGACCTGGGGGACAACGACAGCCAGGACCTGGCGCTGACCCTCGCGCTCCACGGCTTCAAGAAGGTGTTCGGGAACAATTTCACCTCCAGCGGGATGATCAGCACCACGGACCACAGCGTCAAAGCCCACGCCCTGCGCGTGTCCTCCCTGGTGCTTCCCGGCATCGGCCCCGGCAACACCCTCACCGAGGCCCAGATCGCCGGCCGCCGCCTGGCGGAGGGACTGCTCGATGGCTCGCCGACGATCCATCTGGTGCGTTCCGCGGCGGACATCGACCGCGCCGCCCTGCTGGAGGGGGCCGAGACCGCCGCCACCCTCCCCGAACCCCGAGAGCAGGCGCGCTATGCGGACACCACCACGCGGGCAACCCCATGGCCCAAGCTGCGATCCCAGATACAGGGGATGTTCGACTCATCCCAGCTCCTGGAGGAGGTCACTGGTACCGATCGCAAAGCCCTGAACGCGGCAATCGCGGCGCGCTCCTTCAGCAGCGGCTTCAATTCCGAGGCGGAGGCGATGGCGTTCGTCAGCGCCACCCCCAGCGAGAAACTGGATGCCACAAAGGTCAGGCTGAGCGTCTCCAGCCAGTTCGTGATGGGATCCGAGAAGAACGAATTCCCCGTCACGATCACCAATCCGTTACCCGTCAAAGTGACGGTGAAGGTGAATTTCACCAGCAACTCCCCCAAACGTATCTGGGTCGAATCATCGGAGCTGGTGACCCTGGAGCCGGGCGAGCAGCGGACGGTGAACGTCACCCTCCACAGCGCCGCGAACGGTGTGGTGATGGTGCGGGCCCAGCTGGCGACGCAGGAGGGGACCCGCTTCGGACCGGAGGCGCCGGTGGAGATCACGGCGACCGGCCTGGGGCGCGTCGGCTGGATCATCATCATCGTCTCGGGTGCAGTAGTGGTGGGAGGCACATTCCTGCGTATCAGGGCGGTGCAACGGGAACGAGCCAGGGAGAGTCGTGAGCAGTAAGACCAGTGGTGAAGTGAGCAGCACCCGCAAGTTGCTTTCCGCAAGCGCCCTGATGACAGCGGGAACGCTCGTCTCCCGGGGCCTCGGCATCCTGCGCACGATGCTGATCGCCTTCATCCTCGGCAACGGCACCCGGCAGGCGGACATCCTGTCCTTGGCCAACACCATCTCCAACGGCATGTACTTCCTGTTCGTGGGAGGTGCGGTCAACACGGTCTTGGTACCGCAGATCGTGCGGGCCATCCGCCATGACGAGGACGGCGGCGAGGCCTTCACGAACCGGCTGATGACCGCCTTCATGCTGGTCATCAGCGTCGTCACCGTGGTCCTGACGGTCG
The sequence above is drawn from the Arachnia rubra genome and encodes:
- a CDS encoding ECF transporter S component, which produces MTETAGKAKPQFAAGGPFAWRSVDLVTLAILGVALGVAFWGWDLLLYPAVSTVLNAAFPPLASLTLGLWVLPAVVGGFVVRRPGAALLCELVAATVEALLGNQWGLNVMVSGLLQALGAEIILAVFLWRSFRLWTAMLAGALSAVLELCGWEWWVYQGEYTMGMRLVALGCAVISCIVVAGAGGWLLVRAMAATGALNAFPAGREHLAQRG
- a CDS encoding DUF6049 family protein, which codes for MLRTLLIAIRNANMTAPDRAAATSTSRSGDPAYYDGPVMRRLMTWVLLLAAVITGVVASPARAEGSVDVNISSVSPQLLDLSHPDQTITISGTVRNNTDHSLSKASVHFWRSTAPITEHDDLQQTLTSEPTQPLGRRLVGANNYQDLGELAPGASMRFTVSATVQDLNLPKADSAYLLGVHLRADAPDGNHLTAGRGRVLAIASKKPLPVSNVVKLAAQPTLLDGSDFQNDSLESQLVGELSELLAAAEKPGAYTLLDPSLLVEVRALAEEHTVAGTRTPPSQNAQDFLNRLNTLISAGRVMRLPFGNPDLARLHATGDLSSFETALSWSETALKTAELGAIADAPLVADLGDNDSQDLALTLALHGFKKVFGNNFTSSGMISTTDHSVKAHALRVSSLVLPGIGPGNTLTEAQIAGRRLAEGLLDGSPTIHLVRSAADIDRAALLEGAETAATLPEPREQARYADTTTRATPWPKLRSQIQGMFDSSQLLEEVTGTDRKALNAAIAARSFSSGFNSEAEAMAFVSATPSEKLDATKVRLSVSSQFVMGSEKNEFPVTITNPLPVKVTVKVNFTSNSPKRIWVESSELVTLEPGEQRTVNVTLHSAANGVVMVRAQLATQEGTRFGPEAPVEITATGLGRVGWIIIIVSGAVVVGGTFLRIRAVQRERARESREQ